The sequence CATGGGATGTGTACAGCTGGAAGAGTGTGATCGTGCTGCAGTCCGTGGACCAGACCACCACGGCCTTTCTCCTGTCCCTGGCCGCTCTGCGGACCATCGACCCGGCCCTAGAAGAGGCGGCCGGGAGCCTCGGCGCGAAGCCGTGGCGGGTGCTGCGGACCATCACTCTGGCCCTGGCCTCACCGCTGGGCGCGGCCGCGTTTCTGCTCAACTTCATGCACTCCATGTCGGACTTCGGTACCCCGCTGGTTGTCGGCGGGCCTTTCGACACCCTGGCCTCGGCCTCGTACACCCAGCTGATCGGGCGGTACGATCCGTCCACTGCCTCGGCTCTGAACGTCATCCTGCTGGGGTTCTGCCTGCTGGCCTATGCGGGCTACGGCAGACTGGAATCGCGGTTCGGCCGGGACAGGATTATGGATCAGTCACGCCCCGTGGCCCGGCTCGATCTGGGCTGGCCGGGCAGGGCGGTATGGCTAATCTGCCTGCTTTTTTCCCTGTTCATGCTCGCCCTGCTCGGAGCCGTGCTTCTGGCCGCCTTCACCCGTAGCGCGGGAGCAGGGCTTGCGCCCACGCTCACGTATTTCGAGGCGGTGTTCACGCGCGGTTTTGCCAGCGCACGCAACACCCTGGTCTTTTCTCTGGCCGTGGGGTTGCTGTCGGCGCTGGGCGGGCAGGTCCTTGCCTATCTGATAAAAAGAGTGCGCATACCGGGCGCGCGGGCGTTGGACGTCCTGGCGACCCTGCCGTTCGCCGTACCCGGCACTTTCATCGGTGTGGGCTACGCCCTGGCCTTCAACCGTCCGCCGCTGCTGTTGACCGGGACCTGGGCCATCGTGGTGCTCAACCTGGTCATCCGCAAACTGCCCATGGGGTTGCGCGCCGGGGCCTCGGTGCTGGCCCGGCAGGACCGCGCCCAGGAGGAGGCCTCCCTTTGTCTGGGAGCCTCGCGTCTGCGCACCTTCCTGAAGGTGGTTCTGCCCTCGGTGCGCACGGCCATGCTGGCGGGCGGGCTGTACGCCTTCGTCACCTCGGTTCAGGCGTTGGGGTCGATCATCTTCATCATCACGCCGGGCACGCGCCTGTTGTCCGTTGACGTGTTCGAGGCCGTGGTCCGGGGCGAAGTCGGCCAGGCCGCCGCCTTTTCCACCATCATGCTGGCCATGGCGGGCGCGGGCGCGGCGCTCATCATGCTGGCCTCTATGCGAAACGGGAAACGCCATGACATCCGCTAGTTCAAGCCCCTGTCCGGCCGGAGCCGAAATCGAGCTGACCGGTGTGACCAAGACCTATGCCGGGACCCCGGCCGTTGACGGACTGACCGTGCGCTTCGCGCCCGGCGAACTTTGCTGCCTGCTCGGCCCCTCCGGGTGCGGCAAGTCCACCACTCTGCGGCTCATCGCCGGTCTGGAGCAGCCCGATCAGGGAACCATTACCATTCGGGGCCGGGACATGCGCGGGTTGCCGCCGCAGCAGCGCAACCTCGGATTCGTCTTTCAGAATTACGCTCTGTTCCCGCACATGAACGTGTTCGATAACGTGGCCTACGGGCTGCGTAGTCGTGGCGGCATGAATGATGCCGCGGTCCGCGAGGCGGCCCGAAGCGCCCTGACAATGGTACGGCTCGAAGGGTATGGCGGCCGCCGGGTGCACGAGCTGTCCGGCGGGGAGCAGCAGCGGGTGGCTCTTGCCCGTGCCCTGGTCACCGGGCCGGACGCACTGTTGCTGGACGAACCGTTTTCCAACCTGGACGCCCGGTTGCGCGAGGCCATGCGTTTTGAATTGGCGGAGTTGCGCGCTCGGCTCGGCATCACCACGGTCTTTGTTACCCATGACAAGGAGGAGGCGTTTGCCCTGGCCGACCGGATCGTGCTCATGCGAGACGCGCGGCTGGAACAGGAGGGGGCGCCCGAAGATTTGTACCGTCATCCGGTCTCGGCCTTTGCCGCCGGGTTCCTGGGCAGCGCCAATTGCTTCGATGGGGAGCAGGGTGAGCGGGCGGCAGCACTCTTCGGACCTCAGGCCCGTATCGCGCACGATTTCCTGTTGATCCTCCGGCCGGAGCGCATACGTCCCGTCCCGGATGAGAGTGGCCCTTTCCGTGTGGCCGAAGCCCTGTTCATGGGACCCTACGTTCGCTATCTGCTGCGCCTTGAAGAAGACCCGTCCTTTCCTCTGGTCGAGGCCCACTGCCGGACTTCGGAGTCCCGTCTCGCTTTGGGGTTGCGGGTGCGCGTCGAGTTGCTGCCGGAACCGTCCTGACGCGAATTGGTTTGGTTCGAAATTTTGGGGTCTTGGCGTGTACCCGCCTTATGCCGGTGAGGGAAATGTTGCTCTTTTTTTTGCGTAGGGATGTTGACAATCATTATTAAAATGTTATTAATGTACCAAGTTGATTGTCCTTTTTATTGACAACTACATACCTGAAGCCGAATGCATCGATCCACGGGCATTGGTTGAAATCCGACTCAAGCATTGTAGTTTTCCCATTCCGGACCGAGTGTCCGGGCAGCATACAAGGCAGTATGCAGGCATCGGGGAATGATTCGGCGAAACGTTCCGTTTCCGGACTCTTTCGCTCAACTATAGAATCCCTGGCCGCGCTGCCGATAGCGGGCGCAAAACGCCCTAAGGAGTTCCATTATGAGTTACGCCACAGTCAATCCGTTTTCCGGCGAAACCGTTGCCACCTTTGAGTTCGCCACCGACGATCAGGTCCGCAAGGCCCTGGACGACGCCCAAAGCGCGTTTGAATCCTGGAGGAATACCTCCTTTGCCGAGCGCGCAGCGGTCATGCACAAGGCCGCCGAAATCCTGCGCAAGGAAAAGTCCGAGTACGCCCGGCTCCTGACTCTGGAGATGGGCAAGGTCACGGCCGAGGCCGAGGCCGAGGTGGACCTGTCCGCCGACATCTTCGACTACTACGCCAAGCATGCCGAAGCCCAACTGGCCCCGCGCAAGCTGGACGTGGACCCGGCCACCAAGGGCGAGTACCATCTGCTGACCGAGCCGCTCGGCGTGCTGCTGGCCATCGAGCCCTGGAACTTCCCGTACTACCAGGTCGCCCGTATCATCGCCCCCCAGCTATCCGCTGGTAACACCCTGCTGCTCAAGCACGCCTCCATCGTGCCCCAGTCCGCTGCCGCCATGGAAAAGCTGATGATCGAAGCCGGCCTGCCCTTCGGAGCGTTCACCAATCTTTACGCCACTCGCGACCAGCTGGAGCTGATCATCAACGACGCTCGTGTGCGCGGCGTGGCCCTGACCGGTTCCGAAAAGGCCGGCGCGGTGGTCTCCACCCAGGCTTCCAAGGCGCTGAAGAAGTCCACCCTGGAGTTGGGCGGCAACGACGCCTTCGTGGTCCTGGCCGATGCCGATCTGGACAAGACGGTCAAGTGGGGCGTGTTCGGTCGTCACTGGAACGGCGGCCAGGTGTGCTGCTCTTCCAAGCGTATGATCATCGTGGACGAGCTGTACGACCGCTACCGCGAGAAGTACATCAAGGGCGTTGAAGGCCTCAAGGCCGGTGACCCCTTTGATCCCGAAACCACTCTGGCTCCGCTGTCCTCCCAGGAGGCCGCCGACCAGTTGAAGAAGAGGATCGCCGAGGCCGTAAAGCACGGCGCCACCGCCACCGAAGTCGGCCCCAAGGTCCCGGAGACCGGCGCCTTTGTGCAGCCGACCATCCTGGAAAACGTGGGCGTGGACAACCCGGCCCGCTACTGGGAGTTCTTCGGCCCGGTGTCCATGCTGTTCCGCGCCAAGGACGAGGAAGACGCCGTAGCCATCGCCAACGACAGCCCGTTCGGACTGGGCGGTTCGGTCTTCACCACCGACCTGAAGCACGGCGAGGAAGTGGCCCGCAAGATCTCCACCGGCATGGTCTTCGTCAACCATCCGACCATGGTCAAGGCGGACATCCCGTTCGGCGGCATCCGCAATTCCGGTTTCGGCCGTGAACTGCTCGACCTGGGCATCAAGGAATTCGTCAACCACAAGGTGGTCGGCGTGGCCGACATCGACGGCGACTTCTAGTCGACTTCCGTTAGACGCAACAAGGGCGGTCCCATGAGGGGCCGCCCTTTTTTGTGTTCGGTTACACGCGTTGCAAACGCGAAATCGGAGTCTAGGGAATCAACTGCAGGATGGGAGAGGGGGCCAACCCCAGGCCGACGAGAGCGAGGAGGAGCAGGAAGATGGCCACGCCGCCCGCAACGGTCAGGCGCTCCCGGGTTGATGGCTGGTCTCCCTCGCGCAGATAGAGGGCGACCAGAGGGCGCAGGTAGTAGAACACGGACAAGGCCGCGCCCAGAATGCCGATGACGCCGAGCCAGTTGTAGCCGCCCATGATGGTCGCCCGGAAGAGAAGCAGCTTGCCGGTGAATCCGGCGGTGGGCGGCAGCCCGGCCAGCGCGGCCAGCCCGGCGGCCAGCAGCCCGGCGGCCCAGGGGCGGGAGCGGCCCAGACCGCGCAGGGAGGCAAGGGTGTCCACGGGCTCGGTCCCGTCGTCCAGCAGGGAAAGCCCGCCGAACGCGGCCAGGTCCATGACGGCCAGAGCAGCGGCGTAGAACATGATCGGGCCGGGACCGGCCTGATTCACGCAGAGCACGCCCATGAGCAGATAGCCCATGTGCGCGGCCGAGGAAAAACCGAGCATGCGCTTGAGGCTGTCCTGGGCCAGGGCGGCCAGATTGGCGGCCAGCATGGTCAGAGCGGCCAGCCCCCAGAGCACAGGGACCGTGGCGGGCCAGAGGTCCGGGCCGAGGTCCAGGACGATGCGCAGCAACCCGCCGCCGACAGCCGCCTTGACCATGGAGGTCAGTAGGGCGGCCACAGAGGCCGGTGCACCGCGATACACGTCAGGGGCCCAGAGGTGGAAGGGGGCCAGGGAAAGCTTGAAGGCCACTCCGGCCAGGATCATGCCCAGACCGACGAGCACGGTGCCGCCGCCTTCCGGGGCGTGCAGGCTCGTCGCGATATCCAGGCTGCCCGAGCCTGCGTACACGAGGCCGATGCCGAAGAGCAGTATGCCGCTGGCCGTGGCCCCCATGACGAAATATTTTACCGAGGCCTCGGTGCCGCCGTTGTCCTTGCGCAGTCCGATGAGGATGTAGAGCGGCAGGGACAGGAGTTCCAGGCCGAGGAAGAATGCCAGCCAGTTGCGTCCTCCGGCCAGGATCAACCCGCCGAGCAGGGCGGTCAGGAACAGGGCGTACAGCTCGTCGTCGTGTTTGTGTCCCTTGCGTTTGAGTTCCCCGCCGTAAAAGAGCAATACCCCCGCGCCCAGGGTGCAGATCAGGGGCAGGAAATAGGCGGTCAGCATGTCCGTGGCCAGGAAGGGCTTCAGAGCGGAGATGATCGGAGCCTCGGCGGGATACACGGCCAGGCCCATGGCTCCGGCCGCAAGGGTCGCCGACAGGGTTACGCCGTACAGCCCGACAGGGCGTTTGAACAGCGTGCCCAGGACAAAGCAGAGCAGGATGCCCAGGGTGAGCAGCAGGTGCGGTGCGAAAAGAAGGATATCGTGCATGATCGCTGCCTTTGCCTAGAGAGGGCTGCCCGAGGCCAGAATGTTGAGCGGTTCGCGGATGAGGTCGAGCAGCGGGCCGGGGTGGATGCCGACCAAGAGCACGGCCAGTGCGAAGACCGACAGGATCAGGATTTCCCGGCCATTCAGGTCCACTGCTTGTGCCGATTCGGTCAGCGGACCGGGCTTGCCGATGACCGTGCCCCGCAACAGGCGCAGGACGTAGGCCAGGCCAACCACGATGCCGAAGAAAGCCAGGGACGCACCCACCGGGTAGACCCGGAAGGAGCCGAGCATGATCATCACCTCGCCAACGAAGTTGGACAGCCCGGGAAGCCCGGCCGAGGCCACGGCGAAAAAGACCATGAACGAACCGTATACGGGCATCTTTGCCCACAATCCGCCAAAGTCGGACAGCCTTCTGGAATGGAACCGCTCGGCCAGCATGCCGACCATGACGAACAGTGCGCCCGTGGTCAGGGCATGGCTGACCATCATGACCACCGCGCCGGACAGGCCGATGCGGTCGTGGGCGAACAGGGCAAACGTCAGCAATCCCATGTGGGCCACGCTGGAATAGGCGACCAGCCGCTTGGCGTCCTGCTGGGCCATGGCGGTCCAGGAGGCGTAGAACAATCCGGCCAGCCCGATTCCGGCCAGCCACGGGGCGGCTGCCGCCACGGCGTGGGGGAACAGGGGAATGGCCCAGCGGAGCATGGCATAGGCACCGGTCTTGAGCAGGACTCCGGCCAGGAGCAGGCTGCCCGCGGTGGGGGCCTGGGTATGGGCGTCCGGCAGCCATGTATGGACCGGCAGCAGCGGGGTCTTGACCGCGAAGGCCAGAATGAAGGCCGCGGCGCACCAGCCCTGCATGGCCCCCGGCACCGGCGAGGCGGCCAGGGCGGCCAGGGACGGGTTCACGCCGGTCAGCATGAGCCAGACCACCGCCAGAAGCATGGGCAGCCCGCCGACCATGCTGAAGACGAAGAATTTGAGTGCCGCGTATCGTCTTCTCTCGTGCCCGAACCTTCCTATGAGGAAGAACATGGGGATGAGCTGCGCTTCCCAGAAAAGGTAGAAAAGGAGCAGGTCGCGGGCCAGGAACACGCCGATGGCCGCGCTCAGGGCAGCCAGCAGCAGGCAGTGGAATACGGCCACGCCTTCGCGGATCTCGCGCCAGGAGGTCAGGATGCCGAGCCCGCCGAGCAGTGCCGTGAGCAGGACCAGGACATAACTCAGTCCGTCCATGGTCAGGGCGTACTGTACGTGGAGCATGGGAATCCAGTCGAACCGCTCGATCAGTTCCCGGCCGTCGAGTACCTGCGGCAGCAGCACCAGTGCCAGGGCCAGTTCGGCCAGGGCGGCGGTCAGGCAGATGAACCGTGCCTGTGCCGGTTGGCGGT is a genomic window of uncultured Pseudodesulfovibrio sp. containing:
- a CDS encoding NADH-quinone oxidoreductase subunit N is translated as MHDILLFAPHLLLTLGILLCFVLGTLFKRPVGLYGVTLSATLAAGAMGLAVYPAEAPIISALKPFLATDMLTAYFLPLICTLGAGVLLFYGGELKRKGHKHDDELYALFLTALLGGLILAGGRNWLAFFLGLELLSLPLYILIGLRKDNGGTEASVKYFVMGATASGILLFGIGLVYAGSGSLDIATSLHAPEGGGTVLVGLGMILAGVAFKLSLAPFHLWAPDVYRGAPASVAALLTSMVKAAVGGGLLRIVLDLGPDLWPATVPVLWGLAALTMLAANLAALAQDSLKRMLGFSSAAHMGYLLMGVLCVNQAGPGPIMFYAAALAVMDLAAFGGLSLLDDGTEPVDTLASLRGLGRSRPWAAGLLAAGLAALAGLPPTAGFTGKLLLFRATIMGGYNWLGVIGILGAALSVFYYLRPLVALYLREGDQPSTRERLTVAGGVAIFLLLLALVGLGLAPSPILQLIP
- a CDS encoding NAD-dependent succinate-semialdehyde dehydrogenase — translated: MSYATVNPFSGETVATFEFATDDQVRKALDDAQSAFESWRNTSFAERAAVMHKAAEILRKEKSEYARLLTLEMGKVTAEAEAEVDLSADIFDYYAKHAEAQLAPRKLDVDPATKGEYHLLTEPLGVLLAIEPWNFPYYQVARIIAPQLSAGNTLLLKHASIVPQSAAAMEKLMIEAGLPFGAFTNLYATRDQLELIINDARVRGVALTGSEKAGAVVSTQASKALKKSTLELGGNDAFVVLADADLDKTVKWGVFGRHWNGGQVCCSSKRMIIVDELYDRYREKYIKGVEGLKAGDPFDPETTLAPLSSQEAADQLKKRIAEAVKHGATATEVGPKVPETGAFVQPTILENVGVDNPARYWEFFGPVSMLFRAKDEEDAVAIANDSPFGLGGSVFTTDLKHGEEVARKISTGMVFVNHPTMVKADIPFGGIRNSGFGRELLDLGIKEFVNHKVVGVADIDGDF
- a CDS encoding iron ABC transporter permease codes for the protein MPEPHPSPRSNRGYLLSCAVFAVLLLLVGYPALTVLLESIRPGGEWGLSAYAGLWAGPRLGKVVGSSLGVALTGSLLASLMGGAMAVVVAKTSAPLRKLMGATALLPIILPGFVTSIAYIFLFGRNGLITYRWLHISWDVYSWKSVIVLQSVDQTTTAFLLSLAALRTIDPALEEAAGSLGAKPWRVLRTITLALASPLGAAAFLLNFMHSMSDFGTPLVVGGPFDTLASASYTQLIGRYDPSTASALNVILLGFCLLAYAGYGRLESRFGRDRIMDQSRPVARLDLGWPGRAVWLICLLFSLFMLALLGAVLLAAFTRSAGAGLAPTLTYFEAVFTRGFASARNTLVFSLAVGLLSALGGQVLAYLIKRVRIPGARALDVLATLPFAVPGTFIGVGYALAFNRPPLLLTGTWAIVVLNLVIRKLPMGLRAGASVLARQDRAQEEASLCLGASRLRTFLKVVLPSVRTAMLAGGLYAFVTSVQALGSIIFIITPGTRLLSVDVFEAVVRGEVGQAAAFSTIMLAMAGAGAALIMLASMRNGKRHDIR
- a CDS encoding NADH-quinone oxidoreductase subunit M, which gives rise to MYDFPLLTALILLPLIGGLAGLFFHRQPAQARFICLTAALAELALALVLLPQVLDGRELIERFDWIPMLHVQYALTMDGLSYVLVLLTALLGGLGILTSWREIREGVAVFHCLLLAALSAAIGVFLARDLLLFYLFWEAQLIPMFFLIGRFGHERRRYAALKFFVFSMVGGLPMLLAVVWLMLTGVNPSLAALAASPVPGAMQGWCAAAFILAFAVKTPLLPVHTWLPDAHTQAPTAGSLLLAGVLLKTGAYAMLRWAIPLFPHAVAAAAPWLAGIGLAGLFYASWTAMAQQDAKRLVAYSSVAHMGLLTFALFAHDRIGLSGAVVMMVSHALTTGALFVMVGMLAERFHSRRLSDFGGLWAKMPVYGSFMVFFAVASAGLPGLSNFVGEVMIMLGSFRVYPVGASLAFFGIVVGLAYVLRLLRGTVIGKPGPLTESAQAVDLNGREILILSVFALAVLLVGIHPGPLLDLIREPLNILASGSPL
- a CDS encoding ABC transporter ATP-binding protein — translated: MTSASSSPCPAGAEIELTGVTKTYAGTPAVDGLTVRFAPGELCCLLGPSGCGKSTTLRLIAGLEQPDQGTITIRGRDMRGLPPQQRNLGFVFQNYALFPHMNVFDNVAYGLRSRGGMNDAAVREAARSALTMVRLEGYGGRRVHELSGGEQQRVALARALVTGPDALLLDEPFSNLDARLREAMRFELAELRARLGITTVFVTHDKEEAFALADRIVLMRDARLEQEGAPEDLYRHPVSAFAAGFLGSANCFDGEQGERAAALFGPQARIAHDFLLILRPERIRPVPDESGPFRVAEALFMGPYVRYLLRLEEDPSFPLVEAHCRTSESRLALGLRVRVELLPEPS